Genomic window (Vigna radiata var. radiata cultivar VC1973A chromosome 1, Vradiata_ver6, whole genome shotgun sequence):
GTGACATATTAGAGCTTACATCAgtttaataaatcaaattaatttgtttagCTAAATTTTTGATAAAGAAACAACTAAAGAAATAAAGTCCATGTTCTTACAAAACATGCTTGTAATTATCAATAGCTAACGGGAAAATATACCCGGTGCCGCTGTTTCACTTAACTTCTTCtactaaaaaaatgtattcaGTGAAGCTATTAATgaccttttaatttaatttaatttaatttaaaatggttGATAGGGATGCTCCtacctttttaaataattgcGTTTTAATATCATCGTACACctatattaagaaaaacaataaatatattattttaaaaatattttatcaaaatggtactacagtttttttatataaatattagtaaaaacatatgttattcttttatcataagagacaataataaaactattattatttttattataattataaaaataaatataaataaactttagaattttattctaaatatttttttcattttatagatacttttttattgtagaaaaatattttaattttaaaaataattaaatctaaaaaactGTTAAatcaaaaaagtatttaattttaaaaaattacttaaaacaaatatttaaaaaaaagaaatgtatacaaaaataaataataataataataatataaagtaaaactTTTTAGTTGCTATctgaattttttcaattatatatatattttttaaatcaataaaataaaaataaactataaaaatccTTAGGAGCAAATGTGTTCATTCATTTTTTGATTTTAAAGTTATCGGTCACACATTGTATCATTGCTGTCAATCAGGACGGCCAACACATTGTATTCTTtccataaatttttattagCATTTAAAGttctaaatagaaaaatatacttttaacaattttttttataatttttttacaactgtTAACATAACAGAGTGTTTATGTAACAGTTTATATTTAGTcagttttaaatatacaaataaataaaataaaacatattgttaaaagattattaaaatatgatactTGGTGATATAGTTGTAGTATTTggtatttaacaaaataaatatacttattaattttgaaatagatattaaagtttaatgtttaaaaatattaaatgatgtttatttttgttgttacttataatagaaaagaaaataaaacatcttAACATCAACATCACTCACACatgcttttgaaaataaaaaacatctaCATCACACAGTCTTCTAAAAAATCAATCACCATCACATGACACCACGAAATCGCACGctgttaaattaattaaactaagaCACAATAAATCATCCTCTGCGACTCTTCTCAGTTTCATTCTATCTCTCTATAAACTGTTGTTGTGCTTTGATTCCCTTCTTCTCCACCATGGCTATGGAGGACCTAACATCGTTGTTAAGCGATTATGGGACCCTCTTCAGAGAAGACACAGACTTTTACAACCGCATTGTGTTGGGCACCTTGTTGCCGCACACCGTGTGGGCCCCACTGCCGCACTTCTTCCAGACCTGGCTACGCAACTACCTGGGTGGTGTCCTTCTCTACCTCCTCTCTGGCTTTATGTGGTGCTTCTACATTTACTATTGGAAACGTAACGTTTATCTGCCCAAAGGTTTTTCCTTTTACCTCCTCTTCTTACCTTTATTGCTTATTCTTTTCTGTGTTATTTCTCTGTGTGAACATCTTGGTTGTGTTTTCTATCCCAATGGTTGGGTTTATCGTAAGGGACTAAtaaaaaatccttttttttttttattaaggtttGAATCTTGACTAAAAGAGATGTTTGTATTTAGTGTCTGACAAACATCTTTGCATGCTAATGAGGATAAATATATATGGGGGGCTAAAAGATTATGTTGTGTTTGGTTAAAAATGGTATATTTTAGCTCTGATATGAAATGGGTTTTGattagtaacttttttttttgtaaagaaaaaaaaattgggggaTTTTGGAGTGTATCAGTGGGGagttaaaatttttgttatgcTTCctgtctgtttttttttttttaaagattgcaTACTTTGGCCTTGTTATTGAATGagattttattagtttgttagTCTGGTTTCGGCTTGCATGATTTTAGAAGAAAGGGTACAAGATTATTACTCTGGCTTTTGGTGTTCTGGCTTTTGTTTTGATATACCATTGTTACTTGTTTTGCGTTTTAGGATTATGGAGAGGAAAATTGGAGTTAAATTGGTTTTGGGTTTTCGAGTGTGATTTTCAgtggttgaatttttttaataattatttttcatggtGTTTAGTTGATTGTCTTTGATGGATTATGCTTCTACAGTTATGCTGATGTACATGATTCCAGCTTTTTCTTCTATAGATCTGTTCTCACATACTGTGCGGTGAACTGTATGATTGCATCTCCTAATTGATGTATTGTGCCTTCCAAGGATTGTTGGTGTTCTTGTTATGGTAGTAATTTGAGTGGACTTTTCCTATTTGTGTCTGTAATGTCTGATACATGTAACCATCTCACGCTGTGAGAAAAGGATTTTCTTGTTGTTTATAATGGTGCAACGTCTTGGGAAAATGATGCGGAGAGTTATTTGTTTGGGGCAAAGCAATGTTTTCAGTTTCAGTATCCATTAAGCTACCATCACGGACTTGTTCTTGTTCTGTAAAACTTCAGTGAACCAAATCTGATGCATTACTTTACATTCTACAAAGTAAGGTTACAGATTTGACTGTATGCCGTGCTCGAATATTTTTGAAACTTGGACAGTTACTTTACCTTTTGAAATTGCCACTCATCTTCGTGCATTACTTGAGAAGAATTTTATTGTTCTCTGCTATGATCTTTCCAAGAAGGAGATTGTGACCTAGACAGGCTGTTTTCATCATTACAAATAACCTGTATGGTTTTAAGCAACAGTATGCAAATGCATTTTTTGGTGTCCCTGGGACCACAATATGACTGCAATTGTAGTCACATTAACCACATTTGTTTGCAACCTTTTTTGCAATATTAAGATTCAAAATGAAACTGTAGCTGTGACCACTGTCTAAAACATTGGGTTTTATACGTGTGGAGCTCGAAGTTTTACAACAGGGACCATACTGCCTCTACCACTGAATTGTTCTATGCTTTACGATCTAGTCAATCGGAAGATTGATGTTCATTCATTGTTTCATACATATATGAATTGACTAGATTCTCATTTAAATAGCTAAAATgcaattttctttagtttttctttccaTACTATAGTAATTGTCAATTGGCCATGAAAGACAATTTGTAGTACTCTGCTTCACCTAAAGCAGTAGcataaaatatcttttgtttAGATTAATACAGGGCAAGTTTTTTATACTTTACCTCTTGTGGACTACCTTCAGAAGTCTGAGACCAAGCTGTTTATGTTCATCTTTGGTCTGGCTCTAAATATTTTTGAGTTATTGGTGGTCAAACTCAATTAAGCAGAGCAATTATACTAAAGGTTTGAATATTAATAACTAACGGTTTGTTCAAGTATACTTGCATGTAGCTTTTGTGTTGTTGTGCTTTTAATTGTAAGGCGCTTATAGGATCTTTTGTAACTTTCATttcttgatttatttaaatctaCCATTGCAGATGCTATTCCCTCTCAAAGAGCCATGCTGTTGCAAATAGGTGTTGCTATGAAAGCCATGCCTTGGTACACTTTGCTTCCAACTGTTTCAGAGTACCTAGTAGAAAATGGCTGGACAAAGTGCTATCCTAGATTATATCACGTTGGTTGGCTTGCATACTTTGTGTATTTAGCTATTTATCTAGTTGTTGTAGAGTTTGGTATTTATTGGATGCACAGAGAGCTGCATGACATTAAACCACTTTACAAACATCTTCATGCTACTCATCACATCTACAATAAACAGAACACTCTGTCCCCTTTTGCTGGTAAGTACattaaatattcaacatttaaacaCTGCAGTCGTAGTTATGTCAAGCTAAAAACCCTTTTCAGACAattattttaaccttttataaTCCCTGACAAGAAGATAATTCATAATGactttgaaaaatgtttttaagtCTATTATTGggttatttcataatttatgcATGTGCTGTGGTAGATGGTACTGATTTTAAGGGTTGGAGTTTGATAAGGATGACAGTATGTGATTATGACTGTGTTTTACTGGTGAACCTTGAACCTAAATCATTCATAATGCACCTTTATCACGTGGAATGTGAGTTTGGCATGATATTTTTCACAtagctcaaaatcatcactTGATGTAAAATGAAGGTAGTCCTTATGAAACCAAGATAgttgtatttttaattgtatatgTCACAAGTATATCAACGACTTAGAATATCTGCTTCATCTTTTCAAAGAAACTCATGAAGGAAGAGTGTGGAAAGGAAATATCGGTAAGGATATAAGGGAAATAGAAATAGACATATAATGAAAGGAAGGACACTGAccagaaagagagagagaatcagtaaatacttttatttggaTATCCATGAACAGAAACCAATCATATATAGATAAGAGCTGAGTATATATGTAAATAGAGACAAAGTTGTGTTCTTCAGTAAGAATCAAGCACTACGTTCTTATTAATATCccatttcatgtgacttgtTTTGTCAACCAGTTTATTGTGGATATACTTCTCAATTTCTAGTATTACTGTTCTTTTCTGCAAGCTGACAAGGTAAACTTTGCTAACATACCAAGCAGTTGTTGGTACACTGTTTTGGTAGTAGATAGATTAGCGCTTTAACAGTACTGGTGCTATACTCGTTAGTAAAGACATGCTATTCTAGTAACAAAAGCATTAATTTATTCTAGTTTATGTGAGTTACTTTTTGTCTCCCTTCAAATGAGTGTCGTTCAATTTCATTGCTAGAAGCTGTTTTCCATTTTGGCACCACTGTATATGgatgttattctttttattcatgTTCTAGTCTGATTCATTTTGTGTTTAACATCATCTTTATTTGTTCTACCATTTGTTTCTCTTATTGTCCATCTTTAGACATTTCCACCTTTTCACCGTAACATTTTGATCAGATGAAGGGTGTAGTGACCTTTTCCCCATGTATCTCAGGTTTGGCGTTTCACCCTCTTGATGGGATTCTTCAGGCTTTACCacattctctttctttgttttttatccCAATCCATTTTACTACACATTTAGTTCTCATTTTCCTTGAGGGTGTTTGGACTGCAAACATTCATGACTGCATTCATGGAAAGCTGTGGCCTGTTATGGGTGCTGGTTACCACACCATTCACCACACTACATATCGGCACAACTATGGCCATTATACCATCTGGATGGATTGGATGTTTGGGACTCTTCGCGACCCGGAGGAGGAAGATGGCAAGGCAAAGTGATGAACTGCAGACTAGCATTGAACAGTCATATTGGTTATCTTGTTTGGATTgttgaaatgtggttccttgCATGTAAAGCTCAAATGTGTTCTGTATTTTTCTGGTGTGCATCACAAGGTGATTTTATATGTTAGAGAGACAGGGTAGAGGGTTAAAATGGGAGCTTCTGTCTCTGATTCTATTGTTAGTATATGTTTaggtctttttctttctcagaTTGTGTGGTAGAGATTGAGATGGTAATGCTGTTTTCTCCATGTGTGAGAATTGGTCAAACTACTAATACTTGGATTTGTTTCACTCTCTTTCTCCCTTCTATATGATTCTATGTTGAAATGAGGTGCAAGAAAACCATTCCTTCAAACTGGATTCTGTCATGGCTGTCTTTGATCTGAGGCAGCATGATTGTTTTTGTGGATTCTTTTAATGGGATTAGTAAACATATTGTTTGTCAATCTAATTTAGGATTCAATGATCATCACAGTTTATTTGTAAACAATTTATATCTTGAAtcaactttataaatatatccAATTCATTGTATTGCCTTCTTATgtgaatattaattaataattggtGCATTGCTTCCCATAAATAGATCTTTAGAAAGTCTTATATAATCCAAAAGTCTTAAGACTTGAAATATTACCTTGCTTTCAATAACTTAAGTGATAATGTTGAAGATCAAGATTAATTAGAGTAATATgcgtttgaaaaataaataatgcaaaGAAGTAAATTCTTGCAAACTCGGAaactcaagaaaaaataaatgaactaGAAAGGTAAAGATACAAGAAAAGTAAatgtaaaaaacataaaataccAAGGATAAAATAGAAAcggataaaaaatttaattaaaataatgattcaaaTGGTTATAATTTCCACTTAAGTTGTCATTATCTTGTTTGTGGCGTTTGTAGagtgtttttgttgtaaatataatttgtcACATGTTTTGAATACAAATAActtgttttatatttcttttgatggttaaatcaaaataaataaaaaaatacataataattagGATAGTTGTCTAAAATCGTTTGCATCATTTATGTTGATTAAGTCCACGTTTGTAGTGATTAttgttaaagataaaatcatttttcactcaaaactcttagattttgaattttaataaaataatattaaaatgggATAATAACCAAAAAACAATTTAAGGTGAAAATACAATACTTAAATTCTGAATTTCAAACACACACAACCTAGAATATGATTCCCAAACATAGAAAAACTTAGAAAAACACTTAGGtcttaggaaatagaaaaacatttagACGTATGATTAAATGTTGTTGAACCCAAAGCGTCTAAGAGAGATTAAGTTAAATACTTAATGCTTATAATAACTAGAATAGGTACATTTGAAAGAAATCAACAAAGATTCTTGCAAGAAAATAGTGTTGTCATAGAGCTGATCATTTATGCACATTGAGATGTACTTCTTAAGATTAGTGGTGTTATACAATCAAGGTTGATTGTTTCCCTGTTGTTGTAGCCAGGAAGAGGACTTGGTGAAGTTCTAGGACTTAGAGTTAGTATTGCTCTAAGGGTGACAGAAAGTGAGTGATTTTTTTGGATTTGTACTATAGTTGATATTGAGTTTATAGGAAAGCACATTTGAGAGGATTGTTATTTGTATGTCTTTCTTGTAAGAACTTTATCAATATAGTGAATCCCTTCatctaaggttgattgaagGAAGACTGGACGTAGATAGtgggccaaaccagtataaacaaTTGTGTTAATCTCTCTATCCCTTCTTTTTTACCTTGTTCTTATTCTTGATTGATTGCATTCCAAGAAAGcttcaaagatttcaaaaagattttaaaagaactttttattaaaggtgaaaaccaattcaccccctcttggttgaATATATTGGCCTAACTTTTTCTATAGTCTCAAATGATACTCCAAAAACTTATGTTGAAAAACACCTTTCTAAACGCACTTGTTGAATAGAACAGAGAAAAACCTAAAGTGTTTACAAAAGCAAGATAATACCATGTGCCAAATGATCTACTTCATCCAACGGTGAAGTTTTCATCAATTGCTTAGTATCTTAGGGCAAAGCTTAAATGATTAAACCCTACCTAAACGGTAGAAAACgtaaaaaacattttgttgTTCTGAATAgacattaaatgtcattaaacgATCTTTAGAAACAACTAAAGGGATAAGAGAAAAGACATATATATCTATTGCATGCATATCTACTTTACTTTGTGCAGATTTCCTATTACAAGCATTCACTCGTTCCATCCTACACAAAtcagaagtggactttaagaaCAAAGAAGTCTCTACATCAAAAGTCGTGCCAGGAAAATCGTACCACCTATTTTTATCAAAGTACTAAAAAAGCAAATATgctctgacaagttgactttaaccaacgaTTGCTACATACAACAAGAGTAGGAAGACTCAAAGATCAAAGCAAAAGCTTTGTTTGACAAATATCTTTTTTTagaagcctttaaatagaagacCATTCAAAAAGGGAATTAGGAGAATAACATAGAATAACATATAGAGAGAAAAGGCTAAAGAAAACAATGTCAAGAGAAAGCTCAGAAACACACGAGAATATCTTAGAGAGAAAAGCTCAAGAAAAGAAacactctcaagcttcattgttATATAAGCTTAC
Coding sequences:
- the LOC106765343 gene encoding delta(7)-sterol-C5(6)-desaturase, producing MAMEDLTSLLSDYGTLFREDTDFYNRIVLGTLLPHTVWAPLPHFFQTWLRNYLGGVLLYLLSGFMWCFYIYYWKRNVYLPKDAIPSQRAMLLQIGVAMKAMPWYTLLPTVSEYLVENGWTKCYPRLYHVGWLAYFVYLAIYLVVVEFGIYWMHRELHDIKPLYKHLHATHHIYNKQNTLSPFAGLAFHPLDGILQALPHSLSLFFIPIHFTTHLVLIFLEGVWTANIHDCIHGKLWPVMGAGYHTIHHTTYRHNYGHYTIWMDWMFGTLRDPEEEDGKAK